In Geitlerinema sp. PCC 9228, the genomic window ATTTTTACAGCTTCCGTATTAACAAAGACAGTCAGATTAACATAGAACTATCCAATCTCAATGCTGATGCGGATTTGCGTTTGATTCAAGATCTCAACGAAAATGGTACATTGGAAAGTGGTGAAATTATTGGTGAGTCTGCTGGTGTAGCTACATTAACAGAAACCATTAGCACAAGTCTGGAAACCGGGACTTATTTTATTCAGGTACGGCGCTTTGAAAATGCCAATACGCCTTACGATTTGAACTTCAACATTGCTGGTGTTGGCGAAACGGGAGGAGATGCTGGTAACACGATTAGCGATGCAGAACTTCTAGGTACTTTAGGTCCAGCAACAGATGCACCCATTGTGGTTCAAGAAAGCATAGGTACGAACGATAATGCAGATGTTTTTGGTTTTGATGTGGATGCTAGTACGAATATTACGGCTACCATCGATGAAATTTCGGGTGGCGATCCGGATTTGCAGTTAATTCAAGACCTGAATGAAAACGGACAGTTAGATGGAGGGGAGGAAATTCTTGCTGAATCTGTGAATGCATCGACGGTACCGGATTCAATTAGCCGAACTTTAGAAGCGGGGACGTATTTTATTCGGGTATTTCCGGGGGTTTTTGGAGAAGAGATTGACTATACGTTGACCCTTTCTTCAGGTGAGTAATTGCTGGCAATCATGCTTCCTTGGTACCGGCGATCGCGATGGTCCCTACTGCCTGTACAATGAAAATGACTTTCTAGCAGATCGAGCCGACGACAGTTCAAGGTAGAACCTGTGATTCAATATCAAGCGAAAATTCGCGTTACCCTGCGCCCTTCTGTTTTGGACCCTGCTGGTACAGCTGTAGCCTCGGGATTGCAAAATATGGGCTACAATACAGTCGAGCAGGTACGGATGGGTAAGTATATCGAACTGACCTTGCAGGCAGAAAACCAAACCCAAGCGGAAGAAATGGTTAATAGCATGTGCGATCGCTTGCTAGCCAATCCGGTGATTGAAAACTACGACTTTGACGTGGAAGCTGTGGCGGCGGGGGCAAACACATGAAATTTGGCATTGTGGTTTTTCCCGGTTCCAACTGCGATCGCGACGTGCAGTGGGTCGCGCAAGGTCTGCTGCAACAACCCACCCGCATGGTGTGGCACGAAGAAACCGACATTG contains:
- the purS gene encoding phosphoribosylformylglycinamidine synthase subunit PurS — encoded protein: MIQYQAKIRVTLRPSVLDPAGTAVASGLQNMGYNTVEQVRMGKYIELTLQAENQTQAEEMVNSMCDRLLANPVIENYDFDVEAVAAGANT